Below is a window of Musa acuminata AAA Group cultivar baxijiao chromosome BXJ3-11, Cavendish_Baxijiao_AAA, whole genome shotgun sequence DNA.
TGTTGAATTGCCTAATATTCCAGTCTCCAAGTATATCTGTGAAAGAAGATATAGATTATAGGGGCttacaaaatataatattttttcattTTGCTAACAAAACAAAGATGTACCATGTGTGATGTGCCTTTGGATTACCTAATATTGAAGAAGAATCTGGTCAGATATTTGATTTCAATATTCTCCTTGagaaagaagaagatatagaTTAAATGAGTTGGGTTTTCAGCCAGGTTCTCATATGTTGAATTGCCTAATATTCCATAGTCTCCAAGTATATCTGTGAAAGAAGATATAGATTATAGGGGCttacaaaatataatattttttcattTTGCTAACAAAACAAAGATGTACCATGTGTGATGTGCCTTTGGATTACCTAATATTGAAGAAGAATCTGGTCAGATATTTGATTTCAATATTCTCCTTGAGAAATTGGGCCTCTCCTTCAATATTTTTGCTTCAATTTGGAAGAATTTGACTGAGAGTTGGGTGAGGGGAAGGAATGAGGGTGAGAGGGAGAAATGAATTGGGAAAGAGGGCTGAACAGGGCTTTCCAGCCCCTatatatacttaaaaaatatcagTCTCTTTTTGTCAACTCACTAGTAACTGCAATTTACAGGGCTCACTGGGTGGTTAGTCCTGTTTCACAAGTAGACCTCCTGAGAGAGGGCAGTTTGGGTCCTAGTTCTCTAGCAGACTAGTATATATATCGAGTGATACTTTCACTGGTCCAGCTGGTTTGTCAAACCTTGTATAAAACTTGCAATTAAATTTTAATGATAACACTAGAGTAGTTATAAGTTAAATGGATCTTGGTTACTTCTAGAAATTAGTATGCCTCTTTGAAGGTAAATCTTGTTTGGGATTTCCAGGTGTCAAGTTCTGTTTCACAAGTGGACCTCACACTAGAGGGCTGTCCGGGATCTGACCATCGGGAAGACTTTTTTGTCAATGTATATTTTGTCAATTCCTTTGTGAAACTTAAATTATTATTgatgtttttttctttctttatttgctGTTTGCAGACTGAATTTTCCTTAGATTCATGACTTGTTTACTGTTCTTACTACATGTCTTAGCTTGTGTACCTTAAAGTAATACAAACCTACAGAACTCTAAAGCAGGAAAATGAAGACAATGTGTGAGgatgaaggaaaaaagaagagcAAAGAGAGCGAATAAGATATGGATGTTGCTTTAACTAAGGCAATTTGCATCTTTTCTCATGATATGATGGTCAAAGAAAGAAGAGCTTCTGATATATTCTTTAATTGCTCTGTTTTTAAGGGAAAACATAGAATGAGACTAACTTTGCTTAAGGATGAGACTGTTTTTTATTTGGAAAAGACATCATGAAAATGAATGTAGCTTTTGTTAGGATGGTGACAATCCTCAGATGTATAACTACTAATTGTCAGGTTGGAGCTTGCATCAATGGGGATAAGAATAATAGTTTAGGTGATTTTGActtttcaaaggaattctatatgATGGAAGTGGGGTATTCAAGGTACTCCAATGTTAAAAATGAAAGAGACCAACAGAAGTAGCAGCTTATGTCGGGACCTTCAAAATCAATAGAGGACAAGGTTCTGGAGAAAAGTTAGATGGGCTTCAAAGGTTGTCTGTTTTAAGATCCTCCGGTGAAGCCTGTGCACAGTCTTGTTTGTCTTAAGCCTGTTCTCGGAAAGAAAAAGCATTTAGCTATCAGATGAAATCTATCCACAAGTGGAACAATCCACTTTTTTCCACTTGTATGAGGTCTGTTACTGGATATATAATTATACCATTTTCCGTGGTGCTGCATAGAAGTGTAATAGAGAGGAATGTGCAAGCTTGACAGTTGGCATTCAGCAGGTTTTTGAAAAAATTTTTTTCGTATTGTTTAGATCTCTTTCTTGGCAAAAGAAACAATCAATTATTCATTAATCTTGCACATTACATCAAATGATGTTGAGATCACTATAATCCAGTAGCATAGGGTCTCCCCAAAAGCTGTTAATACCTGGCACTCTAGCAGAATTAGCGAATCTGTGATCGATCAGATTTACTTCTCTAGGGATTTAACTCCAATTGAGAACATTAACAGTTTGAGCAAGAAAGTGTTGATCACCCAGAATCTGTGAGTAGTGAGTCAGTCCTGATCCAAAATGTTCCTATACCTCAGCAAACTGTGCATCCAGCAGCTATCAAAACCTCTTCCTGATTCCTGAAAACAAAACCAGTGCCTGCAAACTCGCCAGTAGTATTAAAAGATCCATCACAGTCCATAAATGAATATTGTAAAGGTAAATGAGTTTTCCGTGTCACAGCAATATCCACACTTGGCTCACGAGAAATGTGATTGATTGTACCACACAGTTAAGATAAAGGTAGCTGCTTCCCATCAAGATCTTTTTACATCTAGCTTTTTTGATAAACTGAATGGTCAATACTGATTCCTTTCTTCTAGTCTGAATCATCTTTATCCTAATATGAACCTAAGGCCTGGCTGGTATGTGGTGTAGAAATCCTAGGATATCTGTGTAAATTTTGAGAAGGGATTCAATTTCTGACAGAAATCCCAGTCTTATTTTTAGCTTCGAAATCCCAACTTCAGTTTTCCAAATTCGAAATTTGTGCTTGGCTTGGGAATTTCATGCATGTTTTGTGTTTATCCTGGGATTTCCAAGGAACTAATTTGAAGGTGTTTGGATGAAACCTTGAGGTTTAAAGGGAAAAAACCCCATACTGATATTAGGGCCTTGGTCCTTTTTCTCTTATTGTTTATTTTCAAGGGTTGAGTTTATGCACAATGCTGATCTTTGATATTCTTGTCAGCGCTAAGAGAATGACTCTCTTTGACAGGTTTGTCTCTCACATATCTTGTCTTTTTCCTGATGAATGGACATGGACAACCTGCTCTGCTCTACTTGGTTCCATGTACCTTAGGTGATTAACTGGATCTCTTAGCATTTTAACAAAGTCATTGGTTATTTATCTGTTTTGCTAATGTATATAAATTATGTTGGTCAAAATTGCTGACCTTCTGTGAGGTTGAGTTGCCAGGTCTTACTGTTGTATTGGGTGGAATTAGAGGAGAACTTAGCAACCTGTGGAATTTTGGAGAAAAACAATCTGAAGTTAGTCCTGCTGGACAAGTTTAACAATTGTTTCAATGAACTCTCATTCAAGATGATGATAAAGCTTTGGCAAACTTGCATCATATTCTCATGGAAAATCATAGGCACGGCAATGCCTGATTTGTCCTGTCAGGTGCGGTTTGAGATGAGAACCACCAACAGCTACTCTACTTGCCAGGAATATGTAGCACCGATATGGAATATGGAATATGAGGTAACAATGTCGACAAGCTCGTCTATTCTTGATATTTACTCTAATGAAATATAACATGTTTTGCTCCTGAGAAGTAATGTAATCCCCCCCACATTCTCTTTTGACATCTTCTGTATTCTACAACATCATCTCTACTTTTTCTTTAGTGTAATGTTGTAAAGTTAATTCATCAATATTTTGCCGGAAAATCTGTCATTTTGTTCTGCCGCTTCCATGAGCACTGATAATTGCATTCTGTATTTTCTTGCTGATCTGCGTGAACTTTTTACCTATATTTGGCTCAGGGATAGTTGTGtcttctttttgaaaagttttGAACATAGGTCAGGGATTGAACTCTTTTAGAACTCTTTCACGAGTTTTTCTATCGCAAGATAAAACAAGACACCAACCATCATGAACCGCTGCTATATGTCAGCCTTGATGATTAAGGGTCTAGAGTTTGACATGCGATACCACTTTATTTTGCGTTGGAAATAAATGGGATATTGCAAGAGAATTCTATTTTGTTCTTTATGTTCTTGCAAAATTATGTTTTACTGCCTCCTCCATTGATCATATATCACTTTTTCTAAACAATTACATTTCATTCTATGTTTCCTTTTGACTGTTTTGTTAGAGAGATATCGTGATGTTTTTTCATAATATCAGAAATGTATCCTCTCCTTTACTCAGAGATTTATGTTTTATAGTCCCCTCATCTTTCCCCTTGTTTTCAACGTCTTATTTCTTAATTTTTCTCCTTCCTCACTTATAATCATAAGGTGAGATGGAtgcctttttatttttcagtaaaaaaaataataataatgacatgTGCATTTCACATTTTGTGCTTCCTTTTGATTGTTTGAATATGTTTATTTATTAGAGGTGTTATGatgaaaaatatcattattttttataatatcaaaaagtatcctcttctatttttttttttccttcttcaaaGAGATGTTTTTCATTCTCCTCATTTTCCCCTTCTTATAACATTCACACATCTCCTTCCTCACTTGAAATCATAGGAGGAATAGATTTTAGCTCAAAATGTCCACTGTCATGCATAGCAATGACAAGGGATGAAATATAATGCGTATAACAAAAATTATGTCGAGACGTCAAAACTGGACCGGAAAGGTGAGACGAAGACGAGCGTATGGAGATGTCAAAGACTCACCGATTAAGCTTATAAGCATCAGgagaacaaacaaacaaacaaagagCATTGACATTTTTATTGATATGGAACTGATACCTAATAATGGATCTGACTTACGGACTTCTTTCACCCGACCTTACTCAGGAGAATAACAAGGAGCATTGACATTGTTCTCGATACACCTATAAATGGATTGACATATCTATACCGAAGAGAATAAGAGGAAGAGGAAACCAGGAAAAGAAAGAACGTCAGAGGGCGACAGCGACGAGAAACAGGTGGTGTTGCGATAAAGGCGGCTTCGGGCATAGGTGCAAGACAGCAGACGCAAATTACTTCAGGGCTTTGGAAACCATATGATAGAAATAACAAGGAATGAAGGATTTGAAGTGTACCTCAAAACGGCTACAGGAAGAACAAATAGGAAGACGGATAATGCCTTTTGCCCTCGGTCCCACAGCTGAGCAATGGTTTCAACATTTGGCCAAGAAAACAGATCACAGATTCCATCCCCACTTTCTGAGTGCATGAGCACAAAGCTCAGGAGATAAtaacgaaaataaaaataaaaataaaaataaaaaagccaaaaaaaaatattgacaGACAAAAGATAAAAGACTTCCTCAGAGGAAACTGTGCTTAATCCTGCCAAGTATAAAGATTCAGCGATGCGATGAGATCATGCCTTGGCTGCAGTCCCTAAAAGGGGAAACTGGGCAGGATCCTCAAAATGGAGTGCGGTGGCAGCATCATGGCCATGGCCTCCCCGCCCCGAATACCCACCTCTATATCCACCACGATCTCCACGACCACGACCTCTCCCACCAGAACCACGTCCACGACCAGATGACGGCCCAATGTACCTCTCTCCCTCCGCAGGTTTTAGAAATTCGTTTATGCTCACCGACTGCAACAAAGAGAAAATTCATCACAACCACCAAACTTAAGTATGGGTAAGAATGATTCAGACATGATCATTGTCATTTCTAATTAGATGCAAATAAGGTAATATTAATAATATGCAGGTACACGGTACTTAAAACAAGTCTGCTAAAAACATATACTAATACTATTGGAGGAGGAGATGGATATAAACCAATAGATATTAGCACACAGATAGTAGGTCTATAAAATCGATCGCAGATTGTAGAACAGTTTCTTTGCTGTGACCTAGAACATttaagaaaaagtaaaaaaagagTTTTTAAACAAAGGAGAAATTACAAGTACACCCGATGAGTTATCAGTGATTACTTAGGTCAGTTCCCCTATATAACATCACCTTTTATTGGATGTCTAAGATGGACATCAGATAAAAGAGTGTCCATGCAAAAAAAACAAGTAATAGCATGCAGCAACTTTGGATGAAGAAACCAGAAGATCAATTTGAAAAGATCGAAATAATCAAAACCCGCCAGAGTAAGAAGTTGCATAACATTATATAGAAAGATCAAACAGCATTTATGGTATCATTTATAGGCTAAACACAATCAAAACGCAAAtgcttaaaagtattaaaagtaAACTCATATTCCTAATTGGAGATGCACACAAACTCAGTTATATATTGTTACATCTCCAATGTGGGACACTTGGTTTTTGTTACTTCTTTATTTGATTATAATATAGTCGTGTATATTTAAATACACCTTTAATCTTGTTCAGTAATTTTATATAACCATAATAAACAGTAAGtagttgcataagaaatcttcaaacaaaaacaaaaaaaaatctatacaGCTAAAAAGTCACCTGATTGTACTATGATATCCAAAACTGTGAAGATTCAAAGAAGGCAAACTACAGAttgaataaaaaaacaaaaaagggggaaaaagaagAAACTAAGGCTATAACCAGGTCTAGTTATACCTTAcgaactttttcttctttttcagtaTTATCCTTCTTCTTCAGCTTTTCCTTCTCAATTTTCTGCCACCCAGCAGAGTATGTGCTTTTTAAGTTAACTAGAATAACTAGACGTCAATGAACTACTATCGCAACGAGTTTAATAGAATCACGATATATATGAGCTAACCAGTTTAATAAAAtcgtcttctttctttctctcaacGAGCTGCATACTCTCAAAATCCTTGTCAACAACCACCTTTCTCTCTTCAATTTTCAGAGAAACTAAAgcctttcttttctcttgaagaaccttTGCATATTCATGGAGGGTCATTTCCTGGAAATAAAGAAAGCAGCCTTTAGAAATATAGTAATTATTCTCCCAAACCGTGACAAAACTCAACTTAGATCCTACAACTGCAACAACATGGTAACCATGTTATTAGACATAATGAGCTTAGAATAAGAGAAAATAAACAGAAGGCGTAGAGCACAAGGCCCCTGCCAGTTAGATATTCACAGCCTCACCCCTAACTGAAACAAGACTTATTCCATTAATCAACCCTTGCACCTAAAACACAACATTACATCCTTATCATTTTGACAGAAATATCTTCTACTTAATTTTAAAGTGCAACTAAAACTTAGTTTTGTTATGAATAATCactatacattatcctcttccttgGTATTAGTCTCCACAAGAGCCTCTTGAGCAACCAATTGCTTCTGATCTGCATTGTCTGCCTCTGCCCCCTTCGGGATATTGGTAGTTGCAGGCAGGTTCCTGATCCAGAATTAAGTCAATGTATTTGACTATGAATATAACACTGAGAGTTAAGAGAAAAACACAAGTAGCCATTTTGTTGTTATCTAAGATCAACAGAAAACAAGAGACAGTAATGGCACCAAAAGAACCTTTGATGTGATATTCTGCCATGCTGTAATATAGTAATCATTAATATCACAATAGAAGAGGTAATACAAACaagtataaagaataaaaaaaaatttgcttGAAAAATATTATCTTCAAGCAAGAGGTAAATGCATACATGCTTCTTTTCAGCTCTTTTGCAGTGATAAAACCACCATTGCTAAAAGCTCAATCAACAACAAATCAGCATATAGTGATAGAAAGATAACACACAAGGAATCTATCACCCAAAAGTGCAAAAAACAATAATGCACGAGCAAGTGGATCTATAGATCGTTTCCTCGTGTTGCTTTACTACATCTATTTAAGCATAAACACTTACATGCCTAAAAATGAAAACATCTGCAacaaataagtaaaaaaaaaaaaacaaatcttaAAGTAACCAATAACACACAAATAATCAATCACCTGAAAGTGCAAAAATCAGTAATGACAAGTGGATCTATAGAACATTTCCTCATGGCACTTTACTAAATCTATTTGAGCAAAAGGACTAATAtgcctaaaaataaaaaataatttcgaaaaaataaatcttaaaataCCCAATAAGGAAATTAATATTTTAACATAAGCAAACAGTCCAGGTGAAGAAAAAGTGACAATTGTGTTGATCACTCAGGATGTTCCAGCTCATGTTAGCTTGTGTTTCATAAAAAAATCCTGCATACTTGAAACCTCTTGATTAAGATTATTCTAACCTAAGATTATTATGCAAATTAACATAATAAATATTCATTAAAAACAAAGGCAAAATATGACCAAAGGTCATTATTTGCCTCAAGGAtgatattaacaaaaaaaattaatcattctgGTAATTAGCAGACAGTGTTTCATCATTTTAGCGCTAGAAAATCCTTTGAGAAGGTAAAATAATTCTTTGCTAAGAAGCAAGGATGTCTTCCACTTGCAATGATATAGCAGTTAAATACAACAAGCACAAGCATACCATCCAGATGCATCATCACCAGTGAGCGCATTATTCTCAGTTTGATCCTTCCCCTTGGGAGCATCCTCTTTAATTTGAGACTCATTCCATCCATCACTTTTCCCATCCAGGACAGGCTCCCTCTCCACATACCTCTGGCTAACACCACCTCTGTAACCATGTTTGCCTCCATCAAACCCCCTCCTTTCACGGCCCTCAGCACCTCTGAAGCGACGGTTGTCACTGTCAAAATTCTTTTCCTCCCATCCTGAACTCTTCTGCTCGTCGCCAAACTTCCTACTCTCATATCTGGGCTCACGGTTCTCCACAAGTTCGTATCTGCTGAGGGCGTCGTCCCTCTCATCCAGCCCATCTCCGCCCTTGCCCTGGATCTCCATCTCAGCACTATCAAATCCCTGGCCCTCATGGAAGCCCCTTCCCCTTCCACGCCCCCTTCCACCTCTGCCACCAGCATATCCCCGGCCACGCCCACCAGAATCACTTCCAAAACTCCTCAGGTACCCACTCGCAAACTTTACGGCGGCATCATCATCAGCACCACCGGTGCTACCAGATCGAAATCCAGTTCTCCCAAGTCCACGGCCACGACCGGCTCTCCCCCTACCCCTCTCCATCCGCTCTGGAATAAAAAGAATGAGGGATTCGGGAAAAAAAGGAATTAACAACCTAAAGAGAAACAATGATTTTGCAGCAAAGTCGAAGAATTGAACGAAGAGAAAGATAAATGGAGAATGAATTCACCAGGGGGAAGAGGCTTAGAAAGGAACCCATCGGTGCCGGTCCTGCTCTTCGGTTTCTCTTCCACCACTAcaccccccgccgccgccgccgccgccgagatCTTGGCCTCGACTTTCAGAAGGAGGGCTGCGACATCGCCGCCATCGTCGTCGTCGCCCAGGAGGGAGAACGGATTGTCCTGTCGAGCCATGATAACCTCGAAGTTTCCCCCTCCTATTCCTTTCAAACCCTAACCGTAGCCATAAGAGGAAGCTCCACGGGCGCCACCGCCGGaatcctctctttctctccctttctcCCTCCTTTCAG
It encodes the following:
- the LOC135585950 gene encoding RGG repeats nuclear RNA binding protein A-like isoform X2, whose translation is MARQDNPFSLLGDDDDGGDVAALLLKVEAKISAAAAAAGGVVVEEKPKSRTGTDGFLSKPLPPERMERGRGRAGRGRGLGRTGFRSGSTGGADDDAAVKFASGYLRSFGSDSGGRGRGYAGGRGGRGRGRGRGFHEGQGFDSAEMEIQGKGGDGLDERDDALSRYELVENREPRYESRKFGDEQKSSGWEEKNFDSDNRRFRGAEGRERRGFDGGKHGYRGGVSQRYVEREPVLDGKSDGWNESQIKEDAPKGKDQTENNALTGDDASGWNLPATTNIPKGAEADNADQKQLVAQEALVETNTKEEDNEMTLHEYAKVLQEKRKALVSLKIEERKVVVDKDFESMQLVERKKEDDFIKLSVSINEFLKPAEGERYIGPSSGRGRGSGGRGRGRGDRGGYRGGYSGRGGHGHDAATALHFEDPAQFPLLGTAAKKVGMESVICFLGQMLKPLLSCGTEGKRHYPSSYLFFL
- the LOC135585950 gene encoding RGG repeats nuclear RNA binding protein A-like isoform X1; protein product: MARQDNPFSLLGDDDDGGDVAALLLKVEAKISAAAAAAGGVVVEEKPKSRTGTDGFLSKPLPPERMERGRGRAGRGRGLGRTGFRSGSTGGADDDAAVKFASGYLRSFGSDSGGRGRGYAGGRGGRGRGRGRGFHEGQGFDSAEMEIQGKGGDGLDERDDALSRYELVENREPRYESRKFGDEQKSSGWEEKNFDSDNRRFRGAEGRERRGFDGGKHGYRGGVSQRYVEREPVLDGKSDGWNESQIKEDAPKGKDQTENNALTGDDASGWNLPATTNIPKGAEADNADQKQLVAQEALVETNTKEEDNEMTLHEYAKVLQEKRKALVSLKIEERKVVVDKDFESMQLVERKKEDDFIKLKIEKEKLKKKDNTEKEEKVRKSVSINEFLKPAEGERYIGPSSGRGRGSGGRGRGRGDRGGYRGGYSGRGGHGHDAATALHFEDPAQFPLLGTAAKKVGMESVICFLGQMLKPLLSCGTEGKRHYPSSYLFFL